A region from the Actinomycetes bacterium genome encodes:
- a CDS encoding amino acid ABC transporter permease — protein sequence MDVITSNLDDYASGFWVTIQLALVSYALALVIGTVVAIMRVSPIAPARAAGLAFVETVRNTPLPVLIVLFVFGFPKIGIRYSLFVSAIIVFSAYTGAFVSETIRSGINSVSRGQAEAARSIGLTFGQTLSQVVLPQAFRTVVPPLANLFIALTKNTSIAAAVAVAELTYRADQLNTATAQPIPVFLGAGVAYLILTLPAGFVFGAIERRVAIKR from the coding sequence TTGGACGTCATCACGTCCAATCTCGACGACTACGCGAGCGGCTTCTGGGTCACCATCCAGCTCGCCCTGGTGTCCTACGCGCTCGCGCTCGTCATCGGCACGGTCGTCGCCATCATGCGCGTCAGCCCGATCGCGCCGGCCCGGGCCGCCGGGCTCGCCTTCGTCGAGACCGTGCGCAACACGCCCCTCCCTGTCCTGATCGTCCTGTTCGTCTTTGGTTTCCCTAAGATCGGCATCCGCTATTCCCTGTTCGTCTCGGCGATCATCGTCTTCTCGGCCTACACCGGCGCGTTCGTCTCCGAGACGATCCGCTCGGGGATCAACTCGGTCTCCAGGGGCCAGGCCGAGGCGGCCCGCTCGATCGGGCTCACCTTCGGGCAGACCCTGAGCCAGGTGGTGCTGCCCCAGGCGTTCCGGACGGTCGTCCCCCCGCTCGCCAACCTGTTCATCGCGCTGACCAAGAACACCTCGATCGCGGCCGCGGTGGCGGTCGCGGAACTCACCTACCGGGCCGACCAGCTGAACACCGCGACCGCCCAGCCGATCCCGGTCTTCCTCGGGGCCGGGGTCGCCTACCTGATCCTCACGCTGCCGGCCGGGTTCGTCTTCGGCGCCATCGAGCGCAGGGTGGCGATCAAGCGATGA
- a CDS encoding glutamate ABC transporter substrate-binding protein has protein sequence MLRRRIAIVGVALVLAMAAAGCGGDSGSGSGGEKPSVPAGSTMEAIQKRGKLIVGTKFDQPLFGLKGLSGELEGFDTEIAREIAKAITGSRDNIQFIETVSKNREPFIQEGKVDIVAATYTINDKRKQVVDFAGPYYIAGQDIMVKSDDTSIKGVEDLNGKKVCSVQGSTSEKNLKEKAPQAQAVLFDTYSKCAEALGDGRVAAVTTDNVILLGLIDKSSGAYKLVGKPFTDEPYGIGMKKGATDLRNFVNDELEKMFQDGRWKAAFEKTAGKVEKNTPEPPKVDRY, from the coding sequence ATGCTGAGACGACGCATCGCGATCGTGGGAGTCGCGCTCGTCCTGGCCATGGCCGCCGCGGGCTGCGGCGGCGACTCGGGCTCGGGCAGCGGCGGCGAGAAGCCGTCGGTGCCGGCCGGCTCGACCATGGAGGCGATCCAGAAGAGGGGCAAGCTGATCGTCGGCACCAAGTTCGACCAGCCCCTGTTCGGCCTCAAGGGCCTGTCCGGGGAGCTCGAGGGCTTCGACACCGAGATCGCCCGGGAGATCGCCAAGGCGATCACCGGCAGCCGCGACAACATCCAGTTCATCGAGACGGTCTCCAAGAACCGCGAGCCCTTCATCCAGGAGGGCAAGGTCGACATCGTCGCGGCCACCTACACGATCAACGACAAGCGCAAGCAGGTGGTGGACTTCGCCGGGCCGTACTACATCGCCGGCCAGGACATCATGGTCAAGAGCGACGACACCTCCATCAAGGGCGTCGAGGACCTGAACGGCAAGAAGGTCTGCTCGGTCCAGGGCTCGACCTCGGAGAAGAACCTCAAGGAGAAGGCGCCGCAGGCCCAGGCCGTGCTCTTCGACACCTACTCCAAGTGCGCCGAGGCCCTGGGCGACGGGCGGGTCGCTGCGGTGACCACCGACAACGTCATCCTGCTCGGGCTGATCGACAAGAGCAGCGGGGCCTACAAGCTGGTCGGCAAGCCGTTCACCGATGAGCCGTACGGGATCGGCATGAAGAAGGGCGCGACCGACCTGCGCAACTTCGTCAACGACGAGCTCGAGAAGATGTTCCAGGACGGCCGCTGGAAGGCGGCGTTCGAGAAGACGGCGGGCAAGGTCGAGAAGAACACGCCCGAGCCGCCCAAGGTCGACCGCTACTGA
- a CDS encoding amino acid ABC transporter ATP-binding protein: MASGAASEGGAVGTELVTLEKVNKSFGQLHVLYDIDLTVEAGEVVVVIGPSGSGKSTLCRCINRLETIDSGTIKIDGTPLPEEGKQLARLRADVGMVFQSFNLFAHKTVLQNVTLGPIKARKMPKAKAEARARELLARVGIAEKADRHPAELSGGQQQRAAIARALAMDPKVILFDEPTSALDPEMIKEVLDVMIELAESGMTMVVVTHEMGFARSAARRVVFMDEGRIVEVTPPDRFFSEPESDRARDFLSKILAH, from the coding sequence GTGGCCAGCGGAGCGGCGAGCGAAGGCGGTGCGGTGGGAACAGAGCTCGTGACCCTCGAGAAGGTCAACAAGTCCTTTGGCCAGCTCCACGTGCTGTACGACATCGACCTCACGGTCGAGGCGGGCGAGGTCGTCGTCGTGATCGGCCCGTCCGGGTCGGGAAAGTCGACCCTGTGCCGGTGCATCAACCGGCTCGAGACGATCGACAGCGGCACGATCAAGATCGACGGGACGCCCCTGCCCGAGGAGGGCAAGCAGTTGGCCAGGCTGCGGGCCGACGTGGGCATGGTGTTCCAGTCCTTCAACCTGTTCGCCCACAAGACCGTCCTCCAGAACGTGACCCTCGGTCCCATCAAGGCCCGCAAGATGCCCAAGGCCAAGGCCGAGGCGCGCGCCCGCGAGCTGCTCGCGCGCGTGGGCATCGCCGAGAAGGCCGACCGCCACCCGGCCGAGCTGTCCGGCGGCCAGCAGCAGCGCGCGGCCATCGCGCGCGCGCTGGCCATGGACCCCAAGGTCATCCTGTTCGACGAGCCGACCTCGGCGCTCGACCCGGAGATGATCAAGGAGGTCCTCGACGTGATGATCGAGCTGGCCGAGAGCGGGATGACGATGGTGGTCGTCACCCACGAGATGGGCTTCGCCCGCTCCGCCGCCCGCCGGGTCGTCTTCATGGACGAGGGCCGCATCGTCGAGGTCACGCCGCCCGACAGGTTCTTCAGCGAGCCGGAGTCCGACCGGGCCCGCGACTTCCTCTCCAAGATCCTTGCGCACTGA
- the clpB gene encoding ATP-dependent chaperone ClpB produces MDVNAFTLRAQEALATAQRTARAGDHQRIEPEHLLVALLSDPDGIVFPVVRRAGADPGALRARAQEALDRIPKVYGPEQDTALSPQTARLIERARKEASSLGDQYVSTEHLLLGLATGSEIDGRPGGATPKSAGRPAGATPKSTAAKLLTEAGVTRESILAALTEVRGSKRVTDQDPESKYQALERFSRDLTDLARSGRLDPVIGRDDEVRRVVQVLSRRTKNNPVLIGEPGVGKTAIVEGLAQRVVAGDVPESLKDKRIVSLDLGAMVAGSKFRGEFEERLKAVLDEIRESDGEVITFIDELHTVVGAGAAEGAMDAGNMLKPMLARGELRMVGATTLDEYRKHIEKDAALERRFQPVFVGEPSVQDTIAILRGLKERYEVHHGVRIQDSALVAAAVLSDRYVTGRFLPDKAIDLVDEAASRLRIEIDSMPVEVDVLERRAKQLEIERAALRKETDPASQERLAKLEEELAGLRETLDGMKAHWTAEKEAIQTIRDTKARIEEAKGELDRAERDADLNRAAELRYGVLPGLERALGEANERLLALQGDRKMLKEEVDDEDVAEVVSAWTGVPVTRLMQGEMAKLLRLEDELHARVVGQDDAVSAVADAIRRSRAGLSEPGRPIGTFLFLGPTGVGKTELARALASYLFDDERAMVRIDMSEYGEKHSVARLVGAPPGYVGYEEGGQLTEAVRRRPYSVVLLDEVEKAHPDVFNVLLQVMDDGRLTDGQGRTVDFSNVVLIMTSNLGSQFQADVVEPEEVIRERVMAVVREAFKPEFLNRLDEVLVFHRLTREELARIVDLQVARLAARLAGRRLLLDLTPAARAWLTDRGYDPAYGARPLRRLVAKAIGDELAKRLLAGEIGDGDTVTVDAGPTGLEFASSREPAASVVA; encoded by the coding sequence ATGGATGTCAACGCGTTCACGCTGCGGGCCCAGGAGGCACTGGCGACCGCCCAGCGCACCGCACGGGCAGGCGACCACCAGCGGATCGAGCCCGAGCACCTGCTGGTCGCGCTCCTGTCGGATCCGGACGGGATCGTCTTCCCGGTCGTCCGCCGGGCCGGGGCCGACCCGGGGGCGCTGCGCGCGCGGGCCCAGGAGGCCCTCGACCGGATCCCGAAGGTCTACGGCCCGGAGCAGGACACCGCGCTGTCGCCCCAGACGGCCCGGCTGATCGAGCGGGCCCGCAAGGAGGCCTCCAGCCTCGGCGACCAGTACGTCTCCACCGAGCATCTCCTGCTCGGCCTGGCCACCGGCAGCGAGATTGACGGGCGCCCGGGGGGCGCAACGCCGAAGAGCGCCGGGCGCCCGGCGGGCGCAACGCCGAAGAGCACGGCAGCCAAGCTGCTGACCGAGGCCGGGGTGACCAGGGAGTCGATCCTGGCCGCGCTCACCGAGGTCCGGGGCTCCAAGCGGGTCACCGACCAGGACCCCGAGTCGAAGTACCAGGCGCTGGAGCGCTTCAGCCGCGACCTCACCGACCTGGCCCGCTCGGGCAGGCTCGACCCGGTGATCGGCCGCGACGACGAGGTGCGCCGGGTCGTCCAGGTGCTCAGCCGGCGGACCAAGAACAACCCGGTGCTGATCGGCGAGCCCGGCGTGGGCAAGACCGCCATCGTCGAGGGGCTGGCCCAGCGGGTCGTGGCCGGAGACGTGCCGGAGTCCCTGAAGGACAAGCGCATCGTCTCCCTCGACCTCGGCGCGATGGTGGCCGGCTCGAAGTTCCGCGGCGAGTTCGAGGAGCGGCTCAAGGCGGTCCTCGACGAGATCCGCGAGTCCGACGGTGAGGTCATCACCTTCATCGACGAACTCCACACGGTCGTCGGGGCCGGCGCGGCCGAGGGCGCCATGGACGCCGGCAACATGCTCAAGCCGATGCTGGCCCGGGGGGAGCTGCGCATGGTCGGCGCCACCACCCTCGACGAGTACCGCAAGCACATCGAGAAGGACGCGGCCCTCGAGCGCCGGTTCCAGCCGGTGTTCGTGGGCGAGCCGAGCGTGCAGGACACCATCGCCATCCTGCGCGGCCTGAAGGAGCGCTACGAGGTCCACCACGGCGTCCGCATCCAGGACTCCGCCCTGGTGGCCGCCGCGGTCCTCTCCGACCGGTACGTGACCGGCCGCTTCCTGCCCGACAAGGCGATCGACCTCGTCGACGAGGCCGCCAGCCGCCTGCGCATCGAGATCGACTCGATGCCGGTCGAGGTCGACGTGCTCGAGCGCCGCGCCAAGCAGCTCGAGATCGAGCGGGCCGCGCTCCGCAAGGAGACCGACCCCGCCTCCCAGGAGCGGCTGGCCAAGCTCGAGGAGGAGCTGGCCGGCCTGCGCGAGACCCTCGACGGGATGAAGGCGCACTGGACGGCCGAGAAGGAGGCCATCCAGACCATCCGGGACACCAAGGCCCGCATCGAGGAGGCCAAGGGCGAGCTGGACCGGGCCGAGCGGGACGCCGACCTGAACCGGGCCGCCGAGCTCCGCTACGGCGTGCTCCCCGGCCTCGAGCGCGCGCTCGGCGAGGCCAACGAGCGCCTGCTCGCGCTGCAGGGCGACCGCAAGATGCTCAAGGAGGAGGTCGACGACGAGGATGTCGCCGAGGTCGTGTCGGCCTGGACCGGCGTGCCGGTCACCCGGCTCATGCAGGGTGAGATGGCCAAGCTCCTCCGCCTCGAGGACGAGCTGCACGCGCGCGTGGTCGGCCAGGACGACGCGGTGTCGGCGGTGGCCGACGCCATCCGGCGCTCGCGGGCCGGGCTCAGCGAGCCGGGCCGCCCGATCGGGACGTTCCTGTTCCTCGGCCCCACCGGCGTCGGCAAGACCGAGCTGGCCCGCGCCCTGGCCTCGTACCTGTTCGACGACGAGCGGGCCATGGTCCGCATCGACATGAGCGAGTACGGCGAGAAGCACTCGGTCGCCCGCCTGGTCGGCGCGCCCCCCGGCTACGTCGGCTACGAGGAGGGCGGCCAGCTCACCGAGGCGGTCCGGCGCCGTCCGTACTCGGTCGTGCTGCTCGACGAGGTCGAGAAGGCCCACCCGGACGTGTTCAACGTGCTGCTGCAGGTCATGGACGACGGCCGGCTGACCGACGGCCAGGGTCGCACGGTGGACTTCTCCAACGTCGTGCTCATCATGACCTCGAACCTCGGCTCGCAGTTCCAGGCCGACGTCGTCGAGCCGGAGGAGGTGATCCGGGAGCGCGTCATGGCCGTGGTCAGGGAGGCGTTCAAGCCGGAGTTCCTGAACCGGCTGGACGAGGTCCTGGTCTTCCACCGGCTGACCCGGGAGGAGCTGGCCAGGATCGTCGACCTCCAGGTGGCCAGGCTGGCCGCCCGCCTGGCCGGGCGCCGGCTGCTGCTCGACCTGACCCCGGCCGCCCGGGCCTGGCTGACCGACCGCGGCTACGACCCGGCCTACGGGGCCCGGCCCCTGCGCCGCCTGGTCGCCAAGGCGATCGGCGACGAGCTGGCCAAGCGCCTGCTCGCGGGCGAGATCGGCGACGGCGACACCGTCACGGTCGACGCCGGCCCCACAGGGCTCGAGTTCGCCAGCAGCCGGGAGCCGGCCGCCAGCGTGGTGGCCTGA
- a CDS encoding MerR family transcriptional regulator encodes MADRPKRLDERAVFVISVAAELAGVHPQTLRIYERKGLVRPKRTTSNSRRYSERDIERLREIQELTHKGVNLAGVQRVIELTEEIDRLEARNAQLEADLALQARRHRQELERVRRAARRDLVPYSSAIVRYEPPEERHTIH; translated from the coding sequence ATGGCCGATCGACCGAAGCGTCTGGACGAGCGGGCCGTCTTCGTCATCTCGGTGGCGGCCGAGCTGGCCGGCGTGCACCCGCAGACGCTGCGGATCTACGAGCGCAAGGGACTGGTCCGGCCCAAGCGGACCACGTCGAACTCGCGCCGCTACTCCGAGCGTGACATCGAGCGGCTGCGCGAGATCCAGGAGCTGACCCACAAGGGCGTCAACCTTGCCGGCGTGCAGCGGGTCATCGAGCTGACCGAGGAGATCGACCGGCTCGAGGCCCGCAACGCGCAGCTCGAGGCCGATCTCGCGCTCCAGGCCCGCCGCCACCGGCAGGAGCTGGAGAGGGTCCGCCGGGCCGCCCGGCGGGACCTGGTCCCGTACTCGTCCGCGATCGTCCGCTACGAGCCACCCGAAGAGCGACACACGATCCACTGA
- the dnaJ gene encoding molecular chaperone DnaJ, which translates to MNNPEYFEKDFYAVLGVPKDASPADIKKAYRKLAQKLHPDASPGDRTAEERFKEVGRAYSVLSDPKKRAEYDEARRLLGSGAFGPGSFGGGFPGGGFPGGQRVRVDDLGDFGGLGGLFGNLFGGAGRTQQAARRGRDVDAKLTLGFEESVRGGTISLNLTGPAACSTCHGSGARPGTLPKPCSTCNGRGTVTRDQGLFGLSSPCPTCQGRGTVIDDPCPTCQGRGTEVRTRTLKVRIPAGVNDSATIRLKGQGEPGQAGAPAGDVIVKVQVQPHPLFGRQGQDLTVNVPVTFAEAALGAELKVPTLDGPVTLKVPSGTQNGRTFRVKGRGVPGSPNGRRSGGDLLVTVQVAVPEKLSRKERDLLREFASLSDATPRAHLGVE; encoded by the coding sequence GTGAACAACCCGGAGTACTTCGAGAAGGACTTCTACGCCGTGCTCGGCGTACCCAAGGACGCCTCGCCCGCCGACATCAAGAAGGCGTACCGCAAGCTCGCCCAGAAGCTGCACCCGGACGCCAGCCCCGGTGACCGCACGGCCGAGGAGCGCTTCAAGGAGGTGGGCAGGGCCTACAGCGTCCTGTCCGACCCGAAGAAGCGGGCCGAGTACGACGAGGCCCGGCGGCTGCTCGGCTCGGGCGCGTTCGGTCCCGGCAGCTTCGGCGGCGGCTTCCCGGGTGGCGGATTCCCCGGCGGCCAGCGGGTCCGGGTCGACGACCTGGGCGACTTCGGCGGTCTCGGGGGCCTGTTCGGCAACCTGTTCGGCGGTGCGGGCCGCACCCAGCAGGCGGCTCGCCGGGGCCGCGACGTCGACGCCAAGCTCACCCTCGGCTTCGAGGAGTCGGTCCGCGGCGGCACCATCTCTCTCAACCTGACCGGCCCGGCCGCCTGCTCCACCTGCCACGGGTCCGGAGCCCGGCCGGGCACCCTGCCGAAGCCATGTTCCACGTGTAACGGCCGCGGCACGGTAACCCGCGACCAGGGGCTGTTCGGACTGTCGAGCCCGTGCCCGACCTGCCAGGGCCGCGGCACCGTGATCGACGACCCCTGCCCGACCTGCCAGGGCCGCGGCACCGAGGTCCGCACCCGCACGCTCAAGGTCCGCATCCCCGCCGGCGTGAACGACAGCGCCACCATCCGGCTCAAGGGGCAGGGAGAGCCCGGCCAGGCCGGGGCGCCCGCCGGCGACGTGATCGTCAAGGTACAGGTGCAGCCGCACCCGCTGTTCGGGCGCCAGGGGCAGGACCTGACCGTCAACGTCCCAGTCACCTTCGCCGAGGCCGCCCTCGGGGCCGAGCTGAAGGTCCCGACGCTGGACGGCCCGGTGACCCTGAAGGTGCCGTCAGGAACCCAGAACGGGCGGACCTTCCGGGTCAAGGGACGTGGCGTGCCCGGCTCGCCCAACGGGCGCAGGTCCGGTGGCGACCTGCTGGTCACCGTCCAGGTCGCGGTCCCCGAGAAGCTCTCGCGCAAGGAGCGTGACCTCCTGCGCGAGTTCGCGTCGCTGTCGGACGCCACGCCGAGGGCGCACCTCGGCGTGGAGTGA
- the grpE gene encoding nucleotide exchange factor GrpE, whose translation MQKDTEQEVDDVTRKRLPREEHQRSTARAGGTGAAADGNGASGAAPDDEVAVAADRAPVSGEPVANAAGAAAAGKPKASDPPADEEPVEPDQRVDAGAGSADKEPDGRTAAEQSQTIEADLAGVRAEAVGYLNDLRRLQAEFDNYRKRMLREQTARMASASQALVSRLLPVLDNFELAISHAEQSRDFDRSMLKGVEMVFGELQEVLRGEGLSRIEAEGKPFDPERHEAVVAVEEEGAEPGTVVDVVRTGYELQGKVLRPAMVKVAR comes from the coding sequence GTGCAGAAGGACACCGAGCAGGAAGTGGACGACGTGACCAGGAAGAGGCTCCCGCGCGAGGAGCACCAGCGGAGCACGGCCCGGGCCGGCGGCACGGGAGCGGCGGCGGACGGGAACGGCGCCAGTGGCGCGGCTCCCGACGACGAGGTCGCGGTGGCGGCCGACCGCGCGCCGGTCTCCGGGGAGCCGGTAGCCAATGCTGCCGGAGCGGCAGCCGCTGGCAAGCCGAAGGCCAGTGACCCGCCGGCCGACGAGGAGCCGGTCGAGCCGGACCAGCGCGTCGACGCCGGGGCTGGCTCCGCCGACAAGGAGCCGGATGGCCGGACCGCCGCCGAGCAGAGCCAGACGATCGAGGCCGACCTCGCCGGCGTCCGTGCCGAGGCGGTCGGCTACCTCAACGACCTGCGCCGGCTGCAGGCGGAGTTCGACAACTACCGCAAACGGATGCTGCGCGAGCAGACGGCGCGGATGGCCTCCGCCTCCCAGGCGCTCGTCTCCAGGCTGCTGCCCGTGCTGGACAACTTCGAGCTCGCCATCTCCCACGCCGAGCAGTCTCGGGACTTCGACCGCAGCATGCTCAAGGGGGTCGAGATGGTCTTCGGCGAGCTGCAGGAGGTGCTCCGCGGCGAGGGGCTCTCCCGCATCGAGGCCGAGGGCAAGCCGTTCGACCCCGAGCGCCACGAGGCGGTCGTCGCGGTCGAGGAGGAGGGCGCCGAGCCGGGCACCGTGGTCGACGTCGTGCGGACGGGCTACGAGCTCCAGGGCAAGGTGCTCCGTCCCGCCATGGTGAAGGTGGCCAGATAG
- a CDS encoding Hsp20/alpha crystallin family protein: MANVSRWDPFQDLLSIQDEMNQLFGRAMGQPSGRQGSEASTRMWAPALDISERKDAYLVTVEVPGVKAEDLEITLEDGLLTIQGERQLTADSSGQQQFHRVERRYGAFRRSITLPSRVRANEIEASFENGLLQVVVPKAEEAKPKKIEIRPGRQPVEGVSTSSSQ, from the coding sequence ATGGCCAACGTCTCGCGGTGGGACCCGTTCCAGGACCTGCTTTCGATCCAGGACGAGATGAACCAGCTCTTCGGCCGGGCCATGGGGCAGCCCTCCGGCCGGCAGGGCAGCGAGGCCAGCACCCGGATGTGGGCACCGGCGCTCGACATCTCCGAGCGCAAGGACGCCTACCTGGTCACCGTCGAGGTGCCCGGGGTCAAGGCCGAGGACCTCGAGATCACCCTCGAGGACGGCCTGCTGACCATCCAGGGTGAGCGGCAGCTCACCGCCGACTCCTCCGGGCAGCAGCAGTTCCACCGCGTCGAGCGCCGCTACGGCGCGTTCCGCCGCTCGATCACCCTGCCGAGCCGGGTGCGGGCGAACGAGATCGAGGCGTCGTTCGAGAACGGGCTGCTGCAGGTGGTCGTGCCCAAGGCCGAGGAGGCCAAGCCCAAGAAGATCGAGATCCGCCCCGGCCGCCAGCCGGTGGAGGGCGTCAGCACCAGCAGCTCGCAGTAG
- the dnaK gene encoding molecular chaperone DnaK yields MAKAVGIDLGTTNSVVAVLEGGEPTVIPNAEGSRTTPSVVALSKTGEVLVGEVAKRQAVTNPDRTVRSVKRHMGESSWRFRADGKEFSPQQVSAFILQKLKRDAEAYLGDQVAQAVITVPAYFDDAQRQATKEAGEIAGLDVLRIINEPTAASLAYSLDKENDETILVFDLGGGTFDVSLLDIGEGVIEVQATSGDMHLGGDDWDQRIVEWLLKTFKGNHGIDLSNDKMAMQRLKEAAEKAKIELSSTLETTINLPFITATPEGPLHMEQRLTRGELERMTEDLVERCRGPFDRAINDWKAKTGKDLTGINHVVLVGGSTRMPMITEFVRKLTGGKDPHKGVNPDEVVAVGATVQAGVLKGEVKDILLLDVTPLSLGIETKGGVMTKLIERNTTIPTRRSEVFTTADDGQSEVDVKVFQGEREMTYGNKLLGNFQLVGIPPAPRGVPQIEVTFDIDANGIVNVSAKDRGTGKEQSMTITGGTSLPKDDIDRMIREAESYAEEDRRRREAAEAKNRAEQLVYQTEKSLKDYGDKISDDDRSTVEQALATMKEKLTGDDTVAITSATEALQQASYKLAEAVYAQAQQPSQGQPSQGQPGPGGSASTGAAGDGAATAQAGDGDVVDAEIIDEGNQEQKGA; encoded by the coding sequence ATGGCCAAGGCCGTTGGGATCGACCTGGGGACCACCAACTCCGTCGTCGCTGTGCTGGAGGGCGGGGAGCCCACGGTCATCCCCAATGCCGAGGGGTCGCGCACCACGCCCTCGGTGGTCGCCCTGTCCAAGACCGGCGAGGTGCTGGTCGGCGAGGTGGCAAAGCGGCAGGCGGTGACCAACCCTGACCGGACCGTCCGGTCGGTCAAGCGCCACATGGGCGAGTCGTCCTGGCGCTTCCGCGCCGACGGCAAGGAGTTCTCGCCGCAGCAGGTCAGCGCGTTCATCCTGCAGAAGCTGAAGCGGGACGCCGAGGCGTACCTGGGCGACCAGGTGGCCCAGGCGGTCATCACGGTGCCCGCCTACTTCGACGACGCGCAGCGCCAGGCCACCAAGGAGGCCGGCGAGATCGCGGGCCTGGACGTGCTTCGCATCATCAACGAGCCGACCGCCGCCTCGCTCGCCTACTCGCTCGACAAGGAGAACGACGAGACGATCCTCGTGTTCGACCTGGGCGGCGGCACCTTCGACGTGTCCCTGCTCGACATCGGCGAGGGCGTCATCGAGGTGCAGGCCACCTCGGGCGACATGCACCTGGGCGGCGACGACTGGGACCAGCGCATCGTCGAATGGCTGCTCAAGACCTTCAAGGGCAACCACGGCATCGACCTGTCCAACGACAAGATGGCGATGCAGCGCCTGAAGGAGGCGGCCGAGAAGGCCAAGATCGAGCTCTCCTCGACGCTCGAGACCACCATCAACCTGCCCTTCATCACCGCCACGCCCGAGGGCCCGCTCCACATGGAGCAGCGTCTCACCCGGGGCGAGCTCGAGCGCATGACCGAGGACCTGGTCGAGCGCTGCCGGGGCCCGTTCGACCGCGCCATCAACGACTGGAAGGCCAAGACGGGCAAGGACCTGACTGGCATCAACCACGTCGTGCTGGTCGGCGGCTCGACCCGCATGCCGATGATCACCGAGTTCGTCAGGAAGCTCACCGGCGGCAAGGACCCGCACAAGGGCGTCAACCCCGACGAGGTCGTGGCCGTGGGCGCCACCGTCCAGGCTGGCGTGCTCAAGGGCGAGGTCAAGGACATCCTGCTGCTCGACGTCACCCCGCTGTCGCTCGGGATCGAGACCAAGGGCGGCGTCATGACCAAGCTCATCGAGCGCAACACGACCATCCCGACGCGCCGCTCCGAGGTGTTCACCACCGCCGACGACGGCCAGTCCGAGGTCGACGTCAAGGTCTTCCAGGGCGAGCGCGAGATGACCTACGGCAACAAGCTGCTCGGCAACTTCCAGCTCGTCGGCATCCCGCCCGCGCCCCGGGGCGTGCCGCAGATCGAGGTCACCTTCGACATCGACGCCAACGGCATCGTCAACGTCTCGGCCAAGGACCGCGGCACCGGCAAGGAGCAGTCGATGACCATCACGGGTGGCACCTCGCTGCCCAAGGACGACATCGACCGGATGATCCGCGAAGCCGAGAGCTACGCCGAGGAGGACCGGCGCCGGCGTGAGGCCGCCGAGGCCAAGAACCGGGCTGAGCAGCTCGTCTACCAGACCGAGAAGAGCCTGAAGGACTACGGCGACAAGATCTCCGACGACGACCGCTCCACCGTCGAGCAGGCGCTGGCCACCATGAAGGAGAAGCTGACCGGCGACGACACCGTCGCGATCACCTCGGCCACCGAGGCCCTGCAGCAGGCGAGCTACAAGCTGGCCGAGGCGGTCTACGCCCAGGCCCAGCAGCCCAGCCAGGGCCAGCCCAGCCAGGGCCAGCCCGGCCCGGGCGGCTCCGCCTCCACGGGCGCGGCCGGCGACGGAGCCGCCACCGCCCAGGCCGGCGACGGCGACGTGGTCGACGCCGAGATCATCGACGAGGGCAACCAGGAGCAGAAGGGAGCCTGA
- a CDS encoding DUF192 domain-containing protein, which produces MERVRGRLPLLLAGVLLLAGAGMVVVLARSTGRPATQGTPPSGGQPVVAEYLLRGEGRPAVAVRLEVAASPAARDRGLMGRTRVPAGTGMVFLFPADTTAAFWMKDTLVPLSIAFVAGDGRVVAVREMTPCTADPCPVYGPDHSYRYAVELAAGALTAARVREGSQVVPRNPERLPVVT; this is translated from the coding sequence ATGGAACGGGTCCGGGGCCGGCTCCCCCTGCTGCTGGCCGGCGTGCTGCTGCTGGCCGGCGCCGGGATGGTGGTCGTGCTGGCCCGCTCGACCGGGCGGCCGGCCACGCAGGGCACGCCCCCGTCCGGAGGGCAGCCGGTCGTGGCCGAGTACCTGCTGCGCGGCGAGGGGCGCCCAGCGGTGGCGGTGCGGCTCGAGGTCGCGGCCAGCCCGGCGGCCAGGGACCGCGGCCTCATGGGGCGGACCCGGGTGCCCGCGGGGACCGGTATGGTCTTCCTCTTCCCGGCCGACACCACGGCGGCGTTCTGGATGAAGGACACCCTCGTGCCTCTGTCGATCGCGTTCGTCGCGGGCGACGGCCGGGTGGTGGCGGTGCGGGAGATGACGCCGTGCACGGCCGACCCGTGCCCGGTGTACGGTCCGGACCACTCCTACCGGTATGCGGTCGAGCTGGCAGCCGGCGCGCTCACGGCCGCCAGGGTGCGCGAGGGGAGCCAGGTGGTCCCGCGCAACCCCGAACGCCTCCCTGTCGTGACCTAA